From a region of the Nitrospiraceae bacterium genome:
- a CDS encoding nucleoside hydrolase — protein sequence MMAGFPPTRVVIDTDPGADDAIAILLAVTSPELEVVGITTTCGNVPVGQATRNLLRVLSLVKTPPSLLLGQGAARPLEEELVTATQVHGSDGLGDLDQFLDAQGAPRYPQPRLPSVLSTAQEVWNESLRRYPSGLSLIMLGPLTNLAVALRVSPALVQRFHSIIVMGGAVGVAGNVAPGAEFNMYVDPHAASRILQASLPTTLVPLDVTHRVRADRAAVAAWAAESRDPLARFLVDVTGRAFDFAEKVEGHGGLYFHDPLAVLAAIDPTLFKFEPMHVAVETTGRVTRGMTIADRRALKPEYKSRPNVRVAVDVDVDRAAAVIRNRLCPKS from the coding sequence ATGATGGCAGGATTTCCTCCCACTCGGGTCGTCATCGACACAGATCCAGGCGCTGACGATGCAATAGCCATCCTGTTGGCCGTCACCTCGCCAGAACTCGAGGTGGTGGGCATCACGACGACTTGTGGAAATGTTCCGGTCGGCCAAGCCACAAGAAATCTCCTTCGTGTTCTGAGTCTGGTGAAGACGCCACCCTCCCTGCTCCTTGGGCAGGGGGCGGCGCGACCTCTTGAAGAAGAGTTGGTGACGGCCACCCAGGTCCATGGAAGCGATGGGCTGGGAGACTTGGATCAATTCCTGGACGCGCAGGGTGCGCCACGGTACCCTCAACCGCGTTTGCCGAGTGTCCTTTCCACCGCGCAAGAAGTCTGGAACGAGTCTCTGCGTCGATATCCCTCCGGGCTCTCCCTCATCATGCTTGGTCCGTTGACCAACCTTGCGGTTGCGCTGAGGGTGAGTCCAGCCCTCGTGCAGCGATTTCACTCGATCATCGTGATGGGAGGGGCGGTGGGTGTGGCTGGGAATGTCGCACCCGGAGCCGAATTCAATATGTATGTAGACCCTCATGCCGCGTCCCGGATTCTCCAGGCCTCCCTGCCGACCACGTTGGTCCCATTGGATGTCACCCACAGAGTGAGGGCGGATCGTGCCGCGGTGGCGGCCTGGGCCGCCGAGTCCCGTGATCCGCTTGCGAGATTTCTTGTCGACGTGACGGGCCGCGCCTTTGATTTTGCCGAAAAGGTGGAAGGGCACGGGGGCCTCTATTTCCATGACCCGCTGGCGGTGCTTGCAGCGATTGATCCGACGCTGTTCAAATTTGAGCCGATGCACGTGGCAGTGGAAACAACCGGGCGGGTCACGCGCGGTATGACCATCGCCGACCGGCGGGCCTTGAAGCCGGAATACAAGTCTCGCCCGAACGTTCGAGTCGCGGTGGATGTGGATGTCGATCGGGCGGCGGCTGTCATTCGCAATCGCCTATGTCCAAAGTCATAG
- the gcvP gene encoding aminomethyl-transferring glycine dehydrogenase: MPEPNFLDSTDSFVPRHIGPTDSEIQDMLESVGLPSLQALVDTTVPADIRLQGHLNLPVQRSEQSVLGELREIARRNQVYRSLIGMGYYDCVTPPVIQRNILENPGWYTQYTPYQAEIAQGRLEALVNFQTMVSDLTGLPLSNASLLDEATAAAEAMAVCLAASRSAGHDRKKFFLSEDCHPQTIAVVQTRAEPLGIVVQVDSLASLDLSAGDCFGALLQYPTSDGYIRDYSEFVEQAHAAGVLVVMATDLLALALLRPPGEFGVDVAVGSSQRFGVPLGFGGPHAAFMATKDEFRRQLPGRIVGVSKDATGHAAYRLSLQTREQHIRREKATSNICTAQVLLAIMAGMYAVYHGPDGLRRIADRVRGMTLLLAEGLRRHGCTVGLEPVFDTLRVPLSGKQADTILNRARQEQINLRRYEDHSVGISLDERSDLGEVSRLIALFTGHIMSQSELEALGRSLDTSYPKNLARTSCYLTHPVFNRYHAEHEMLRYINRLQARDLSLVHSMIPLGSCTMKLNATAEMLPVTWPEFGGMHPFAPADQTLGYQVLFQQLEAWLAEVTGFAGISLQPNAGSQGEYAGLMVIRAYHRHRGESQRNICLIPVSAHGTNPASAAMCGMTVVPVACDTHGNVDVGDLETKATLHRDRLAALMITYPSTHGVFEADVRRMCQIVHTHGGQVYMDGANMNAQVGLCRPADLGADVCHLNLHKTFCIPHGGGGPGMGPIGVARHLMPYLPGHPVTGLGGTQSIGPVSAAPYGSPSILTISWVYIALMGRDGLTKATQVAILNANYMAKRLEKHYSILYTGQRGFVAHEFIMDLRPLKESSGVEAMDVAKRLMDYGFHAPTVSFPVAGTLMVEPTESESRAELDRLCDALITIRGEIQDIIDGRQPRGGNLLKNAPHTAAAVTADEWNRPYSRSQAAFPAPWVRNNKFWPSVGRIDEAYGDRNLFCTCPPMEASS, from the coding sequence ATGCCAGAACCGAATTTTTTAGACTCGACCGACTCGTTTGTTCCGCGCCATATCGGTCCCACGGATTCCGAGATCCAGGATATGTTGGAGTCTGTCGGGCTTCCCTCCTTGCAGGCCCTCGTGGATACGACCGTTCCTGCCGATATCCGCTTACAAGGCCACCTGAATCTTCCGGTTCAGCGAAGCGAGCAGAGTGTGCTGGGTGAACTTCGGGAGATCGCGCGAAGAAACCAGGTGTATCGATCCCTCATCGGCATGGGCTATTACGATTGTGTGACTCCGCCGGTCATTCAACGGAATATTCTCGAAAATCCCGGTTGGTATACGCAGTACACGCCCTATCAAGCCGAGATTGCGCAAGGTCGGCTGGAAGCGTTGGTGAATTTCCAAACAATGGTGTCGGACCTGACCGGCCTCCCGCTGTCCAACGCGTCATTGCTCGATGAGGCGACGGCTGCCGCCGAGGCCATGGCCGTGTGTTTGGCCGCATCGCGGTCGGCAGGCCACGATCGCAAGAAGTTTTTTCTGTCCGAGGACTGCCACCCGCAGACGATTGCCGTCGTGCAAACTCGCGCGGAACCGCTCGGCATTGTCGTGCAGGTAGATTCTTTAGCCTCGCTGGATCTCTCGGCCGGCGACTGTTTCGGGGCGTTGCTCCAGTATCCAACGAGCGATGGCTATATCCGGGACTATAGCGAGTTTGTTGAGCAAGCCCATGCGGCAGGTGTTCTCGTGGTAATGGCGACCGATCTGTTGGCGCTGGCCCTCTTGCGTCCGCCGGGAGAATTCGGCGTGGATGTCGCGGTCGGCTCCAGTCAGCGGTTCGGTGTTCCGCTCGGATTCGGCGGACCGCACGCAGCGTTCATGGCGACGAAGGATGAATTCCGCCGGCAGTTGCCGGGTCGGATCGTCGGTGTGTCAAAGGACGCCACCGGCCACGCGGCCTATCGACTTTCCTTGCAGACCCGAGAGCAACATATTCGCCGGGAGAAGGCCACCAGCAATATCTGCACGGCGCAAGTGCTGTTGGCTATCATGGCCGGGATGTATGCGGTCTACCACGGTCCCGACGGATTACGACGAATCGCCGATCGTGTGCGGGGAATGACCCTTCTCCTGGCGGAGGGCCTTCGACGCCATGGCTGCACCGTCGGGCTCGAACCGGTGTTTGACACGCTGCGTGTGCCGTTGTCGGGGAAGCAAGCCGACACGATCCTCAACCGTGCGCGCCAGGAGCAGATCAATCTCCGCCGGTATGAAGACCACAGTGTAGGGATTTCTCTCGACGAGCGAAGCGACCTTGGCGAGGTGAGCCGGCTGATCGCGCTCTTTACCGGTCACATTATGTCGCAGAGCGAACTGGAAGCCCTGGGGCGTTCTCTCGACACGAGTTATCCCAAGAACCTGGCCCGTACCAGTTGCTATCTGACGCACCCCGTGTTCAACCGTTACCATGCCGAGCATGAGATGTTACGGTACATCAACCGGCTGCAGGCTCGGGATCTGTCGCTCGTGCATTCGATGATTCCGTTGGGTTCCTGCACGATGAAGCTCAATGCCACGGCCGAAATGCTGCCCGTGACGTGGCCGGAATTCGGCGGGATGCATCCGTTTGCGCCGGCTGATCAGACGCTAGGCTATCAGGTGCTGTTCCAACAGCTTGAGGCCTGGCTGGCCGAAGTCACCGGTTTCGCCGGCATTTCTCTCCAACCCAACGCAGGATCCCAGGGTGAGTACGCAGGATTGATGGTCATCCGCGCGTACCACCGGCATCGTGGCGAATCCCAGCGCAATATCTGTTTGATTCCGGTCTCCGCACACGGAACGAATCCTGCCAGTGCCGCGATGTGCGGGATGACGGTTGTTCCGGTGGCCTGCGATACCCACGGAAATGTGGACGTGGGGGATCTGGAAACAAAAGCCACCCTGCATCGCGACCGGCTCGCAGCCTTGATGATTACCTACCCCTCAACTCACGGTGTGTTCGAAGCCGACGTGCGCCGGATGTGTCAGATCGTCCATACCCACGGCGGTCAGGTGTACATGGACGGGGCAAATATGAATGCGCAGGTGGGGCTCTGTCGTCCGGCGGACTTGGGCGCGGACGTCTGCCATCTCAATTTACATAAAACGTTCTGTATCCCCCACGGGGGTGGCGGGCCCGGTATGGGCCCGATTGGCGTCGCGCGGCACCTGATGCCCTATCTGCCCGGACATCCGGTCACCGGTTTGGGGGGAACGCAATCGATTGGTCCGGTGTCAGCTGCTCCGTACGGCAGCCCAAGCATCCTCACGATCTCGTGGGTGTACATTGCCTTGATGGGGCGAGACGGATTGACCAAGGCGACCCAGGTGGCGATCCTGAACGCCAATTACATGGCGAAGCGCCTGGAGAAGCACTACTCGATTCTATATACGGGGCAACGTGGGTTTGTCGCGCATGAGTTCATCATGGATCTTCGTCCCCTCAAGGAGTCCAGCGGTGTTGAGGCGATGGACGTGGCTAAGCGGCTGATGGACTACGGATTCCACGCGCCGACGGTGTCCTTTCCAGTAGCGGGCACCTTGATGGTCGAGCCGACAGAAAGCGAATCCCGAGCGGAACTCGATCGATTGTGCGACGCGTTGATTACCATTCGAGGCGAGATTCAGGATATTATCGATGGGCGGCAACCGCGCGGGGGCAACTTGCTGAAGAATGCTCCGCATACGGCCGCCGCGGTGACGGCCGATGAATGGAACAGACCCTATAGCAGGAGCCAGGCGGCGTTCCCGGCTCCGTGGGTGCGGAACAACAAGTTTTGGCCGAGCGTTGGGCGAATCGATGAAGCCTATGGTGACCGAAATCTATTCTGCACCTGCCCGCCGATGGAGGCCTCGTCGTAG
- a CDS encoding FAD-binding protein: MITHDILIVGAGLAGMRAAVAVPPHLDVALLSKVHPVRSHSVAAQGGINAAIGEDDSWEAHAYDTAKGGLYLGDQDAIEAMCREAPQDILELERLGVIFSRTPEGRIAQRPFGGAGFPRTCYAADRTGHALLHAMYEQLLKRQCRVYEEWYVTALIIEQGQCCGVVAWDLVRGGLEILRAKAVILATGGSGRVFSTSTNAVINTGDGMALAYRAGLPLQDMEFVQFHPTTLRDTGILITEGARGEGGYLLNTLGERFMKRYAPEQMELATRSTVSLAIGQEILEGRGVDGCVLLDLRHLGRARILERLPQIRELALEFAGLDPIETPIPIRPGAHYQMGGVRTNSWGETTSPGLYAAGECACVSVHGANRLGGNSLLETIVFGRRAGARAAAFVNDRAVPSVSSDLLHREEQRLTSLLANDGPERSWQVRDDLGKTMSLNLGIFRTKESMQEALASLHHLRTRATQVRIEDKGRIFNTDLIQALELQCLVDIADTIVVSALQREESRGAHYRSDFPKRNDAAWLRHTLAYRRPEGPAVQYAPVTITRFQPA; encoded by the coding sequence ATGATCACCCACGATATATTGATTGTCGGCGCCGGACTAGCTGGGATGCGAGCAGCCGTGGCTGTCCCTCCTCATCTGGATGTCGCGTTGCTGTCGAAGGTCCACCCCGTTCGCAGCCACTCCGTCGCCGCGCAAGGCGGAATCAACGCCGCCATCGGCGAGGACGACTCCTGGGAAGCACACGCATACGACACAGCCAAGGGTGGCCTCTACCTTGGCGATCAGGACGCCATCGAAGCCATGTGCCGGGAGGCCCCTCAGGACATCCTCGAACTAGAGCGACTGGGGGTAATCTTCAGCCGAACTCCGGAGGGTCGGATCGCCCAGCGGCCGTTCGGCGGGGCGGGGTTTCCCCGGACCTGTTATGCCGCCGACCGTACCGGCCATGCCTTGCTTCACGCCATGTATGAACAACTGCTCAAACGGCAATGTCGCGTCTACGAGGAGTGGTACGTCACCGCCCTCATCATCGAACAAGGGCAATGCTGCGGCGTCGTGGCCTGGGACCTCGTGCGCGGCGGCCTTGAAATCCTGCGTGCGAAGGCGGTCATTCTGGCTACCGGTGGAAGCGGGCGCGTCTTCTCCACCAGCACGAACGCCGTGATCAATACCGGCGACGGGATGGCCCTGGCCTATCGTGCAGGCCTGCCGTTGCAGGACATGGAGTTTGTGCAATTCCATCCCACCACCTTACGGGATACCGGCATTCTCATCACCGAGGGAGCCCGAGGAGAAGGGGGCTATCTCCTGAATACCCTTGGCGAACGGTTCATGAAACGATACGCGCCCGAACAAATGGAATTGGCCACACGCTCGACTGTCTCACTCGCCATCGGACAGGAGATCCTGGAAGGCCGCGGGGTCGACGGGTGCGTCCTGCTGGACCTGCGCCATCTGGGCCGGGCACGCATCCTTGAACGGCTGCCGCAAATCCGTGAATTGGCCCTGGAGTTCGCCGGCCTCGATCCGATCGAAACACCGATTCCGATCCGTCCGGGAGCCCATTATCAGATGGGCGGCGTACGGACGAATAGCTGGGGCGAAACCACGAGCCCCGGTCTGTACGCAGCGGGAGAGTGCGCGTGCGTCAGTGTCCACGGAGCCAATCGGCTCGGCGGCAATTCTCTCCTGGAAACGATTGTGTTTGGACGCCGCGCAGGTGCCCGGGCAGCGGCCTTCGTCAATGATCGTGCGGTGCCCTCCGTGTCGAGCGACCTGCTCCACCGGGAAGAACAGCGACTGACCTCCTTGCTGGCCAACGACGGACCTGAACGCTCCTGGCAAGTACGCGACGATCTCGGCAAGACCATGAGCCTCAATTTGGGAATCTTCCGCACCAAGGAATCTATGCAGGAGGCGTTGGCCTCCCTTCATCACCTCAGAACACGCGCGACTCAGGTACGGATCGAGGATAAGGGCCGCATCTTCAATACGGATCTCATTCAAGCCCTCGAACTCCAATGTCTGGTGGACATTGCGGATACGATCGTTGTAAGCGCCCTGCAGCGCGAAGAAAGTCGCGGAGCCCATTACCGATCCGACTTCCCCAAACGCAACGACGCTGCCTGGCTCCGGCACACCCTGGCCTACCGACGCCCCGAGGGACCGGCGGTGCAGTACGCTCCCGTCACCATCACGCGGTTTCAGCCGGCCTAG
- a CDS encoding ankyrin repeat domain-containing protein: MATVSPGGASTALSFPHTSGPIYTVDCPFCQSATPYESNGEGNCIQIPCGSCGNNLILLPQAVDQAPVKHPAPPPTEPAEPAMSPDIPFAQRRLGVLVAILAGLLNYLMIASLAGAVLTQAQETHDPYDVDEALLSPFILRSNGWTSLHLAAARGDLETAGALLADGVEIDALNRRGRTPLYEAAKRGHVEVVTLLLQRGANPNVTGMQGFTPLLAAADFGHADVIALLAAKGANISATCDCGDSALHRAVRHGHVPATETLLDLGIGVNRKSHGQTALELAEENEDQEIIELLRLHGGLDFKAAKAHQARGVSLQKKGLYDAALMAYAEALALDPDYADAYFNRGMALMAKGSHDEAIIAFRTVMEMDPFRIDAYGHTAWILGQRKQWDQGLALWERYVALKPTDGHGWYERSFFKRASGNTKGFMDDLQRACTLGFQKAC; the protein is encoded by the coding sequence ATGGCAACCGTTTCCCCAGGCGGCGCATCTACGGCGCTCTCGTTTCCTCACACATCCGGCCCGATCTACACGGTCGACTGTCCGTTCTGCCAAAGCGCCACACCGTATGAGTCGAATGGAGAGGGAAACTGCATACAGATCCCCTGCGGATCCTGCGGAAATAATTTGATTCTCCTGCCGCAGGCCGTCGACCAGGCGCCAGTCAAGCACCCAGCACCGCCCCCAACCGAGCCGGCCGAACCGGCCATGTCCCCGGATATTCCGTTCGCGCAGCGGCGCCTTGGGGTGCTGGTAGCCATTTTGGCCGGCCTCCTGAACTATCTGATGATCGCCTCTCTGGCAGGAGCGGTACTTACGCAAGCGCAAGAGACCCACGACCCCTACGACGTGGATGAAGCACTCCTCTCCCCCTTCATCCTGCGCTCCAACGGCTGGACTTCGCTGCATCTCGCGGCGGCTCGCGGCGACCTTGAAACCGCCGGCGCGTTGTTGGCCGACGGCGTGGAGATCGATGCCCTCAACCGCAGGGGACGCACCCCACTGTATGAGGCTGCCAAACGAGGCCATGTCGAGGTCGTGACCCTGCTCCTTCAACGTGGCGCCAATCCAAACGTCACGGGGATGCAAGGCTTCACCCCCCTCTTGGCAGCCGCCGACTTTGGGCACGCGGACGTCATTGCGCTTCTCGCCGCAAAGGGCGCCAACATTTCCGCAACCTGTGATTGTGGAGATTCCGCGCTCCATCGGGCCGTCCGCCACGGACACGTGCCGGCGACTGAGACGTTGCTTGATCTCGGAATCGGCGTGAACCGGAAGTCACACGGCCAGACGGCGCTGGAGTTGGCCGAGGAAAACGAGGATCAGGAGATCATCGAATTATTACGCCTTCACGGTGGTCTCGATTTCAAAGCTGCAAAGGCCCACCAGGCCAGAGGAGTCAGTCTTCAAAAGAAGGGGCTCTACGACGCCGCGCTCATGGCCTATGCGGAAGCCCTGGCGTTGGACCCGGATTATGCCGACGCCTATTTCAATCGCGGCATGGCCCTCATGGCAAAGGGCTCACATGATGAGGCAATCATCGCCTTCCGCACCGTGATGGAGATGGATCCGTTTCGCATCGACGCCTACGGGCATACGGCTTGGATTCTCGGCCAACGCAAGCAGTGGGACCAAGGCCTCGCGCTGTGGGAGCGGTATGTGGCACTCAAACCCACGGATGGCCACGGCTGGTACGAACGATCATTTTTCAAGCGGGCCAGCGGAAATACCAAGGGCTTCATGGACGACCTGCAACGAGCCTGCACCCTCGGGTTCCAAAAAGCCTGTTAG